In Pirellula sp. SH-Sr6A, the DNA window GGACTGGAAGATTGGTGTAGTGGAACACGACGATGCACTCGCCAAGACGAACAATAGTCCGATGAGCACGAAGCGGTTTGGACTCCAGTTGAACCGCATCTTGTAAAAGTACTTCGATGCCTTCTCCGATCGATGTTGGATCGCTGAGTTCGGATACCGTGACCGACCGCTCGATTACCGGCTGATCACTGCAAGGAGAAGCGGAAGAAGATTTCATGAGTTGCGGAATTTCGATAGACGTTGAGCGCAGATTTTGGAGATTGATGGTAATCTCCGGCGCGCCGCTGTTCCAGCGGTGGCATCACGGAGCTGGCAAGCCTAGGGAGTCGAGTGATGCTTCGTTGTTGGCTAGTGTTGAGCTGGATTGTAGTCTTGGCAGGGGTCACCATTCCCTTGGAGGCGAACGGCAGGGCATCTGGAATCGCGGACGATCGCCCCAACATTTTGCTCATAGTAGCGGATGATATGGGGTATTCGGATCTTGGATGTTACGGCGGCGAGATCCGGACGCCAAACATTGACGCGCTTGCCGCCCGAGGATTGAGGGCGACCAACTTTTATGTTGCACCCAGTTGTTCGCCGACCCGATCGATGTTGCTGAGCGGTGTGGACAATCATGTCGCGGGCCTGGGGAATATGGCGGAATGGGTCGGGCCCGACCAACGTGGGAAGCCAGGTTACGAAGGGTTCCTTCATCCGCGGGTGACATCGGTTGCTTCCTATTTTCGAAGTGCTGGCTACCACACCTACATGGCAGGGAAATGGCACTTGGGGGACCATCGCGACCAATGGCCCGCGAACAAAGGATTTGAGCGAGACTTTTCGCTCCTACAGGGTGCCGGCAGCCACTGGTCCGATATGCTGGGGCTTCTCCCGTCGGAACCCAAGGTATCCTACACTCGCAACGGACAACCTTTGGAGAAAGTTCCAACGGACTATTACTCGTCCAAAGATTTGACCGAGTTCATCATCCAAAGCATCGATGAGCAAGGCAGAGATGAGAAGCCATTCTTTGCCTATTTGGCATACCAAGCCCCCCATGGTCCGTTTGCCGTACCTGAGGAATGGAAGAACCGTTGCAAGGGAAGATACGATCGTGGTTACGATGAGATTCGGCAAGAGCGATCGGAACGGCAAAAGAAGTTGGGAATTGTTGGCAAAGACGTTGTGACGTTTCCAAGGTTGCCGAACCTTCCCGCTTGGAGTTCGCTGACCGACGAGCAGAAGCGACTCGCCGCGCACAAGATGGAACTTTATGCGGCGATGATCGAGTACATGGATTGGCAAATCGGTCGATTGCTCGATCACTTGAAGCGTACCGGCAAGCACGACAATACCTTGATCGTTTTCCTGTCTGACAATGGAGCGGCGGGAGAGGACATGACGGAGCTGGTTTCGACGCTTGCGCCCGAAGCGAAATCGTGGTTCGACAACACCTTCGACAATCGTCCTGAGAACTGGGGGAATCCCAAGTCCGCGATCGAGTACGGTCCAGCTTGGGCACAGGTAAGTAGCGTTCCATTTCGATTATTCAAGGGCGTTGTTGCAGATGGGGAGATCCGCGCACCGTTGATCGTTGCTGGACCAGGGATCAAGCATCGCGGAACGGTGCATCATTCTGTTCTGCATGTCATGGACCTTATGCCGACATTCTTAGAGCTCGGTGGCGTGCCTTCGTCGGTTGCCTCAGAGCCGAGTGGAGCGGCGATTCTCCAAGGGCGATCGATGTGGCCCATACTGGCTGGCAACGCGCCCGAAACGCGATCACAGTCGGATTGGCTCGGATGGGAACTCTTCGGAAATCGCGCTATAAGGCAAGGTGATTGGAAGCTTTTGTATTTATTGCCAGCGGC includes these proteins:
- a CDS encoding arylsulfatase, producing the protein MLRCWLVLSWIVVLAGVTIPLEANGRASGIADDRPNILLIVADDMGYSDLGCYGGEIRTPNIDALAARGLRATNFYVAPSCSPTRSMLLSGVDNHVAGLGNMAEWVGPDQRGKPGYEGFLHPRVTSVASYFRSAGYHTYMAGKWHLGDHRDQWPANKGFERDFSLLQGAGSHWSDMLGLLPSEPKVSYTRNGQPLEKVPTDYYSSKDLTEFIIQSIDEQGRDEKPFFAYLAYQAPHGPFAVPEEWKNRCKGRYDRGYDEIRQERSERQKKLGIVGKDVVTFPRLPNLPAWSSLTDEQKRLAAHKMELYAAMIEYMDWQIGRLLDHLKRTGKHDNTLIVFLSDNGAAGEDMTELVSTLAPEAKSWFDNTFDNRPENWGNPKSAIEYGPAWAQVSSVPFRLFKGVVADGEIRAPLIVAGPGIKHRGTVHHSVLHVMDLMPTFLELGGVPSSVASEPSGAAILQGRSMWPILAGNAPETRSQSDWLGWELFGNRAIRQGDWKLLYLLPAAGGTGEWQLYNLREDPAEMRDLSTVHPEKREALIKLWDEYVKKNHVIVSDAGPFARHAP